One Candidatus Delongbacteria bacterium genomic window carries:
- a CDS encoding aldo/keto reductase, with translation MTVERAEAQATEEFFTNRTGDAADHRRRLGPWSVSSIGWGTNSGELRNIVDLKVESALPEVITGGINFLDTSPAYRHRRSQAAIGRALPRLLSSGAVRREQLVFASHVGFVALDRREEDAQEFFRRQVLPDSGLEDADFVAGAWSMHPRWIRAQLDLACRLLGLEHIDLLYLDAPEIALKQEGPERWKALLMSAFAELESLVSEGRIGAWGIASLEGFTGNDTRRAPLQLPTLLEWARHAGGGSTGLCTIQAPFSLAQLDLLNPAGEGQPTLQETLSSTGLCFTGMLSLGQGQLCQDLPQYLHPAMPGCRTDAQRALQFARSTQGVTSALVGMKTREHIQELCQLSALPAMPREEWLALFS, from the coding sequence ATGACAGTCGAACGGGCCGAGGCCCAAGCCACGGAAGAATTCTTCACCAACCGGACCGGGGATGCCGCGGATCACCGGCGCCGGCTGGGCCCTTGGAGCGTCTCGTCGATCGGCTGGGGCACCAATTCCGGGGAACTGCGCAACATCGTGGACCTGAAGGTCGAATCGGCCCTTCCCGAGGTGATAACCGGGGGCATCAATTTTCTGGACACCTCGCCCGCCTACCGCCACCGGCGCAGCCAGGCGGCCATCGGACGCGCACTTCCCCGACTGCTCTCCTCGGGCGCGGTACGGCGCGAGCAGTTGGTGTTCGCGAGCCATGTGGGCTTCGTGGCCCTCGACCGGCGCGAGGAAGATGCCCAGGAGTTCTTCCGTCGCCAGGTGCTGCCCGACTCTGGCCTCGAGGACGCGGATTTCGTGGCCGGAGCATGGTCGATGCACCCCCGCTGGATCCGTGCCCAGCTGGATCTGGCCTGCCGGCTGCTGGGTCTGGAACACATCGACCTGCTCTACCTGGATGCTCCCGAGATCGCGCTGAAACAGGAAGGCCCCGAGCGCTGGAAAGCGCTGCTGATGAGCGCCTTCGCCGAGCTGGAATCCCTTGTCAGCGAAGGCCGCATCGGTGCCTGGGGCATCGCCTCGCTGGAAGGCTTCACCGGCAACGACACACGCCGTGCCCCATTGCAGCTTCCCACCCTGCTCGAGTGGGCGCGACACGCGGGTGGCGGGAGCACGGGACTGTGCACCATCCAGGCGCCCTTCAGTCTGGCACAGCTGGACTTGCTCAATCCGGCCGGCGAAGGCCAGCCCACGCTGCAGGAGACTTTGTCCAGCACCGGGCTGTGCTTCACCGGCATGCTCAGCCTGGGCCAGGGCCAACTCTGCCAGGACCTGCCCCAGTATCTGCATCCTGCCATGCCGGGCTGTCGTACGGATGCCCAGCGCGCGCTCCAGTTCGCGCGCAGCACACAGGGGGTCACCAGTGCCCTGGTGGGCATGAAGACACGCGAGCACATCCAGGAACTCTGCCAACTCTCGGCACTGCCCGCCATGCCCCGGGAAGAATGGCTTGCCCTGTTCAGCTGA
- a CDS encoding alginate export family protein, translating to MFHFLEESMKMNGIVFSALAIALCGAVVQDSLATELKFDGQVRYRSEFSNYSFDSNVDSYGMSALRTRIGFSAAPTEGLAIYVQAQDSRTMGGNGTSGTLVNDMNFGIHQSYLSWDCRLISGLNLLAGRFEMPKADERFFGSVGWSNVGRSFDGYVLGYETPFTMVQFYGIKVVENFTANQDVTVWGLYFNNLFDKRVDLFYNNDDFGQNAAEETNVRSTIGLHYDNAGAEYFDGKLGVNFNFGMQMGSNEWGGTAMDYAGQLIGLDATWALDMGFLNKVGFGYEMQSGDDSADNSMDAWQNLYPTAHKFNGYMDLVNTGPNGLNDIQVNFWGSIADFVNYKLDYHMFSAAADYSNGTTMDTAIGSEIDLTLSKKFDNFTINAGYSMFTADDHFAGNPNDGMNWMYLQLTAGFKD from the coding sequence ATGTTTCATTTCCTGGAGGAAAGCATGAAGATGAACGGTATCGTCTTTTCCGCCCTTGCCATCGCTCTTTGCGGAGCCGTGGTACAGGATTCGCTGGCGACCGAGCTGAAGTTCGACGGACAGGTCCGCTATCGCAGTGAGTTCTCCAACTACTCCTTCGACAGCAATGTGGACTCCTACGGCATGTCGGCCCTGCGCACGCGCATCGGTTTCTCCGCCGCCCCCACCGAAGGTCTGGCGATCTACGTCCAGGCCCAGGACAGCCGCACCATGGGTGGCAACGGCACCAGTGGCACCCTGGTCAATGACATGAACTTCGGCATCCACCAGAGCTACCTGAGCTGGGACTGCCGCCTGATCAGTGGCCTCAACCTGCTGGCCGGCCGTTTCGAGATGCCCAAGGCCGACGAGCGCTTCTTCGGCAGTGTTGGCTGGAGCAATGTGGGACGCAGCTTCGACGGGTACGTGCTCGGTTACGAGACTCCCTTCACCATGGTCCAGTTCTACGGCATCAAGGTGGTCGAGAACTTCACCGCCAACCAGGATGTCACCGTCTGGGGTCTGTACTTCAACAACCTGTTCGACAAGCGCGTCGACCTGTTCTACAACAACGATGACTTCGGCCAGAACGCCGCCGAGGAAACCAATGTGCGCAGCACCATCGGTCTGCACTACGACAACGCCGGCGCCGAGTACTTCGACGGCAAGCTGGGCGTGAACTTCAACTTCGGCATGCAGATGGGCAGCAACGAGTGGGGCGGCACCGCCATGGACTACGCTGGCCAGCTGATCGGGCTGGACGCCACCTGGGCCCTGGACATGGGCTTCCTGAACAAGGTGGGCTTCGGCTACGAAATGCAGAGTGGCGACGACAGTGCCGACAACAGCATGGATGCCTGGCAGAACCTCTATCCCACGGCGCACAAGTTCAACGGCTACATGGATCTGGTCAACACCGGACCCAACGGCCTGAACGACATCCAGGTGAACTTCTGGGGCAGCATCGCCGACTTCGTGAACTACAAGCTGGACTACCACATGTTCAGTGCTGCGGCCGACTACTCAAATGGAACCACCATGGATACGGCCATCGGTTCCGAGATCGACCTGACGCTGAGCAAGAAGTTCGACAACTTCACGATCAACGCCGGCTACAGCATGTTCACCGCCGACGACCACTTCGCCGGCAATCCCAACGACGGCATGAACTGGATGTACCTGCAGTTGACTGCCGGTTTCAAGGACTGA